In Miscanthus floridulus cultivar M001 chromosome 8, ASM1932011v1, whole genome shotgun sequence, the sequence ctaaaaattaatttaTAGGAGCGGTCTCTAACGTAGTGTTTTATTCTGCAACTACCAGACGATATGTCTAGACCCGACAGAGCTCCTAAGTTCTGCAGTCCTGTTGGCTTTGCTGCTGCTGGGCTGCAGCCTGCAGACCGGCTAGCTCCAACTACAGCGGCGCAACCCAGCGTGACGACAATGATCCGATCCCTAGGCGCGCTGCGGCGAGGTCTCGAGAAGAACAGGCGACATGGTCAGGGCGTTAGCCGGAGACCGGAGGGTCGCGATCGCCAAGACTCGTGTCTTTTGGAAACTGAACCGACGTCGATTTACCTTCCGACGCTCTTGTTGATAGATGGACAATGGTCCATATAGGGGTGTAAATAATACGGATGTTTTTTTTTGACCGTATCTGAGTCTAAAACTGTTTAGAAGTGTTCAGATTCATCTATATCtaagtccggatattcaacattcGAATatcgtatccatatccgaatacccaaatcacatatttatgacgCTAATATATATCTATATCCTATTCGACATAGATGATATTATCCATATTTAAATCTAAATccaaatataaatataaaaatatatttaatattaACGATATCCATGCATATCCGATCAGTTTGCACCACCTACCCACACCTCACCGACCCAGTCATATGGATCCGTCCTTAGCAGGGCCAACGGCAACGCACCTGCCTGACCGCTACCAACAACAGTTGAcacaaatttctcaaaaaaataaaaaaacaacaataGTTGACACAGTCATATATTATATATTACATGATGACTAGCTGATCGGAGGCCATACCTCTCCAGCTGTGCACTGCAGGATATACAATGCATGTGCATGTCAATACATCTGTGCAGATGGAGATAGATGGTGAGACGGGTATTAATGAAAAATGAAATGGATCATACTCGTCAACGGTCGCGGTTACAGTTGCAGCAGGCATGTGCAGAAAAAAGGCGCGTATTGTATTGTATTCAGTTAGTGTATATGATATGCCAGCCTATATAGGAAGCTTCAGGTTTAGGGATGGCAATCAGCTCGTGGGCGCGGGTGCATCCGCGGGTGTTAGTGACGGAACTAGAATGTTACATCAGGGTATTCTATGTGGATAAAATTATGCAATGCAAATATACAATAATGTATAGGATCATAAGTCCATAGCAAGAAGGTGGATTTGGTGTGGATATGGAACCTCTTTTCTTTGCCTTTCTAGCTTTCAACAATGCAAGCCAGATATGCTAACACATAGCATATATATTTGTTTGTTAAACTAAAAATCATGGGTATTCCAATGAACACCTAAGGAATACGTACCCCTACCGTCGCCCTGGGCGGGTGTCCTCAGGTCGGAGCTCGCGATGGTGTCGGGTCGGGTGGGTGCAGGTGTCATATTTCACCCGCGGGTGACCCTCAAGTCCAATTTATAAAGCGTACACTTTTAGCAAGATCTTCataatattttataaataatgaGACCCACAATTTTTAACTATTTTAATACAAACTTGATATTAGATTTATAATCAAATATACTATCAAATGATCATAATTTGATAATGATAAAAATTATAATATAAAACTACTCCATGGTCAAATTCTAATTTGAGAGACCATGACTGCTCCTTATAAACTGGACCGGAGGGAGTACTAATTAGTAGCAGTAGTGTGTGTGATCCACTTGGTTTCTATTAATGTTATCACGTGCAATTATGTTTGTATGGACTTTAGTTTGTAGTTTATGACACttggtttgtattggctttgATCTCTATCTATTATATTCTCGCTGTAATTGTAGTATTGTCTTGATGgtagtgagatatatgtgatgcaTTAATAATTTTAAATTAAATGTAAAATATACTAACAAAAAATTAGGAAATAAAGATCACTACTGGGTTGAAGCTAGTCACTGAACCAACAGTGAGTATCATACTCTTATTGTCGGATAGAGGCTTGACCCAATAGTGAACTTCATCCTCACTATCAGGTATAGCCTTGACCCGACTGTGATATCTTCTTAACACTGTCTGTCTGGTCTGATTCTAGCATTTTTTTACAACAGTCTAATTCTAGCATTGGAGTAGTGATTGCACTACACGGTCTTTTTTTAAGAGACCACACAATCTTTTGTATGTACAAATATCTCATTATCTGCCTCGGAGTCAGGCATTTTTGTTTAGATTTCTCTCTTTAATGAAAGAACCTGGTTTCTCTTTATCTGTGTTTTGTCTTAGTTTACCGGCTCAGAGAGTGTGGCTCAGACGAAGCAAGAGCAGTGCTGATCATTTGCTGCCTAGCTAGGAGAGTGATCGGAGCTTGAAGCCACGGAACAAATGAAGTTGCCTCTCAAGGCTATAACTCTATAAGGCGTTTTGGGTTTTCTAGACACATAAAGCTTTTGCTATCCgcttagatatatattatgtctagatatataattaaaataatatatttaaaaagCTAAAATACcaatttaaaatggagggagtGCAAATTAAACTACGCCACATGTGTGCATCTGCACAATGGTGATCCGTACTACCCCTTGGCCCAAGCTACAGGCTGTGCTGCATTGGATCTTTTTCTTGGAAGCCTGTGGCTCGGCTCTTGAGCTCTTTCTGTCCACACAAAACCTAGCCGAGTCTATCCAACCCATACTACGTCCTGCTCCCCTGCCTATGCTCATCACTCATGCCATCAGCCGGCCGGTAATTGCATGTTTGTtccaagatttttttttaataaaatgtgCTTCAGAAAACAAAGAAGACAACAGTCACATGCCGAGAGAATATCCAAATATCTTGCACTTTCTGTGTTCTTGAGCGGAAGTTTCAAGCGTATCTGCCGGATCTAGTTCAAATGGTAGTTCCTCCGTTTTTAAGATATATACTAGCATTTAGGACAAGCTAATTATAGTTCATTTTTCGACTAATTTGCTTGTCCTAACAAACATAACACAATTAGAAAACGGAAGGTCATACTACATAATATTGGAAAATTTATGCACCTTGATCACAACACATACTATATAAGTTACTGCCATCATCCCTCTCAAGCACGTCATCTTTTCTATTCATACATGAATTGATGAATGTGTAAAAGACATGGCTGAAATTAAAATAGGACCTTATGATGTGCATGATTACCAGTATATCTATATTTTTCATTGTTCAGCTTTATGATCTACTTTTTTTCCAAAAAGATGGTAACAGATCTATATTGCTAACCTTACTTATTAGATGCATCAGCTTGTAATTAGTAGGGCTAATACAGATAAAGAGCTAGTATATATGTACATGTATATTAGCTTGGAATCAATAAGGCTAAATTCACATAAAAGAGCTATAAGATGTTCAAGGACAAAGGAAATAATCACGCGAACAACAAGCGCTGCCGTGGTCTTATTCTTCAACAAAAACAAACATCCTGGAAAGCACGATAACGATGCTCACCAATCAgcagcaacaaaaaaaaaacatcacaaaGTTCAAAGAGAATTAGATCCGAACCATGGAGAACAATATGATAATTAAAGGGCAATCCACCAACTGAACAGAGATAGATCTGAGGCACTAAAAGGAAATGAAAATAGCATCCAGGAAAAGGGCACTCAAGTCACAACAAATATAATCTCTGTAAATCATGATTATGTGGGTGCATATATAATATTAACGAatctaagcatatatatatataatatattaattaCATCCACCGCACTTAACTACAGCCTTTAATTTCCAACAAAACTGTGTTCATAATCACCTGCCCTCCCTTCTCAATTATGTTGTTCTTAGATCtccaaaaaaaaatcatttccACTCTGTTTTTTCTTCTTCCGATCCTCCTGCAATTTGCAAATTAACTGATGAACAACAGCAACACCAAGTATGCTCAGCTCAATTACAACTAGTCTTGAAGCAGAGACATGTACATATAGTACGTATACAACATGCATATCATCCACACGAATGGATCGGACGTATACATATATAATTAACTAGCTAGCTAGAGGATCTTATCGCAGTTTAACTGATTTTCTTGGATGGGTTGCACCTCGCCTGCGACAATCATATTCCATCATCAGTTGTAgccagccggcggcggcggcttctggTGCTGGACGGTGAGCCGCGCTGGGAGCGGCCTGCCCGTGCCGGACCCGCCGCAGCTGCGGCAGGGCATCCTCCCCGACCCCGCGCAGGTCTGGCAGCCGGAGTCGCCGTCGGACCAGCGGTTGCACATGCACTCGACGCGGCCGGAGCCGCCGCACGTGGCGCAGCGCGGGCGCGCGTCCCACCTGGAGGCCGCTGGGAGCCCATTCCCAAGGGACCGGTTGGCCATCGCCACGCCGGCCAGCATGCCCAGCCCCGCCGACGCGATCACCACCGGCGCCACCATCCTGCCTGCTGCTTGAATCGTACGTGTAGCCCGGCCAAGTTGTAGAAGTGGTTGCCAAGTCGCAAGCTAGCTTTGGTTCTAGCTTGGATATATAGTAGAGAAggaaggaagggagggagggaggaggagtgTTTTCCTTGGCTTTCTTGTGTATATACCGGCCGGCCGGCGACGACTCGCTCGACGAGCCGTGGTGTTGGGTTGGGAGTCGCCTGTGTATGGAGACGAAAAGATTTGGTCGTGTTTGGTGACGGCTTTTTGGCCGGAGGCGTCGGCGTTTCTGTGTAGGAGAAGGAGCTACGACGGCGGGGGAAGAGGGGCGCGTCGTTTTATAGGATTTTTCCGGTGAAGGAGAGGCTGCGTTGCGTTGCGTGCCGCCTGTTGCGCACGGGTTGGGTGGTGGATTGGAAGGTAGGGAGGCGGGTCCGCATTGTTACCTTGCCTTGCCTTCCCCGCTTGGCGTCCGAACGTCCTGCCGCTGCGGTGACAACTGCTGCTGCGCCGCTATTGGATATGGCCTGGGTGTCTCTTGTGGTTTCGTGCAGATGCATGCATGTGCTCTACAACCTGCGAGATGCCGTAGCTAAATtgatttttctctctctctctctcctctccttccgTCTTTGTTTTTCTTTAACATTTTTCTGTTAGATCCTGTGAATTTATTTTCAAAACATATTACAAAACATATAGCACAACCTTGAGAACACACCTGTGATGGCAACAGGTACCCAAAATCCAAAACCCGGTGAGTTTTTACTGTATTTTAGTTTAAGTATATGGTTCATTTCTCTATCATGCAATATGGGAATCAGTGAAAATGCCGAGTGCTCTATGTTTGTCGAGTGcattatatcgggcactcggcaaacgacagATTTACCGAGTGTTTCCTCCAAGACACTCGGCATACTATTACACTCAGCATATTTactatttgtcgagtgtcaacactcggcaaacatcagacACTCGGCATATttaatttttgccgagtgtcaacactCGGCCTCTATGGGACACTCGGCAATAACCAACACGTGACCCGCGCGTGCGCCGTCCTAACGGACAGCGTGCCGGCCGTTAGTACTTCGCCGAGTGTCCGTTAAAGGCACTCGGCGAAGTACATGTTTGTGGAGTGTTTTCTGCCGGCACTCAGCGAAGTatatgggtttgccgagtgtttatggagacactcggcaaatccaaaACTATTTTTTCCTCCTCGGCCCTCCACAATTTTTCTACTCCCCACATACGACATTTGGTACTGCATGTTAAAAGTTGGTCTATTTCTtggtctgtttgctatatttagtgaATTAATTTCATTTTGAGTAATTTATTGATTTAAGTGAAATTTGAATTGCAAGTGattgaaataatagaataaaatgagtggaaaaatcatattcatgtcaTTATAAAAAGGTAGGATGAATTGGAAATTAGAAAAGAAATTAGAAAGCGATAGAAATGGACTTTTTTTAGAGAAGATTGAGAGGTAGTAGGATGTCTATAGAGGTGATATAACTTTTTTtagaaattagaaaaggataaacCATGAATTATTTGCTTTCTTGTGAGCTATATGTGGTTGTCAGCCATTGTGCCGTTCTGTTGGTGTGGATGTGGttatcggccatcgtgccgttatatttgatgcaggttttggaaacctccccgtgcaggggaggcgCTGCCAAAATTTCGACTTGACACTACTATGTTCATTTTCTTGCAGGAGAGACTCACAAGGACCGTCCTTGACTCGTCACTTTGCCGgatagcaaggtgaggcatcataCACCTCTCTTTTCGTTtgatgttcgtatatcacgtaacctagttaggcgtctcccgttcgaaagagatacggttgaaaatatgcaaatttttacatatctataaccgtatct encodes:
- the LOC136473849 gene encoding uncharacterized protein; amino-acid sequence: MVAPVVIASAGLGMLAGVAMANRSLGNGLPAASRWDARPRCATCGGSGRVECMCNRWSDGDSGCQTCAGSGRMPCRSCGGSGTGRPLPARLTVQHQKPPPPAGYN